In the Kitasatospora terrestris genome, one interval contains:
- the hrpB gene encoding ATP-dependent helicase HrpB, whose protein sequence is MRTVGLDLPVRTAVPALHAALADRGCAVLSAPPGTGKTTLVPLALAGLVDGLAGPARRVLVAEPRRLAVRAAARRMAWLLGEPVGERVGFTVRGERRACAATVIEVVTTGVLLQRLQRDQELPGVDVVVLDECHERHLDADTALAFLLDVRAALRPELELVCASATSDTGAWSELLGGAPVVAAEGVSHPVEVVWAPPPRAVRPPQGTRTDPALLDHVAATVRRALAERDGDVLCFLPGVGEIARVADRLRVDAEVLQLHGQAPQAVQDAALSAGERRRVILATSVAESSLTVPGVRVVVDAGLAREPRTDHARGLAGLVTVRASLAAARQRAGRAGREAPGTVYRCWAEVEDARAARFPTPEIALADLTSFALQAACWGDPNARTLALPDAPPAGAMAAARGVLTALGAVDRDGRATERGHRIARTGLHPRLARALLDAAGTVGPRAAADLVALLSEEPPRAMGDDLHAILTALRARPDDPYARRWRAESGRLRAQLQGRGGPAAGGADGARPRPDVPPPAGSAPTAGHAALVVALAHPERIARARGPQGPYLMASGTAAELAPDSRLGGTEWLAIAVADRPAGSPSARVQRAVALDEATARRAAAPLLTSREEVEWSTRGGDVVARRVDALGAIELAADRLDAPAPALLRSALLDGLAREGVTALLGWPPAAASLRERLAFLHRVLGAPWPDVADDALLLAADDWLEPELSRARRRADLQRIDTAGALQRLLPWASGQAGRLDELAPERITVPSGSRIRVDYTGDRPVLAVKLQELFGWQAAPALAGGRVPLTVHLLSPAGRPAAVTGDLAGFWREGYKAVRAELRGRYPRHPWPEDPTTAEPTRRTNARR, encoded by the coding sequence GTGCGCACGGTGGGGCTCGACCTGCCCGTCCGCACGGCCGTCCCCGCGCTGCACGCCGCACTCGCCGACCGCGGGTGCGCCGTGCTGTCCGCGCCGCCCGGGACCGGCAAGACCACCCTGGTGCCGCTGGCCCTGGCCGGGCTGGTGGACGGCCTGGCCGGGCCCGCGCGCCGGGTGCTGGTCGCCGAGCCCCGGCGCCTCGCGGTCCGGGCCGCCGCCCGCCGGATGGCCTGGCTGCTCGGCGAACCGGTCGGCGAGAGGGTCGGCTTCACCGTGCGCGGCGAACGGCGCGCCTGCGCCGCCACCGTCATCGAGGTGGTCACCACCGGCGTCCTGCTGCAGCGCCTCCAGCGCGACCAGGAGCTGCCCGGCGTCGACGTGGTCGTCCTCGACGAGTGCCACGAACGACACCTGGACGCCGACACCGCGCTCGCCTTCCTGCTGGACGTCCGCGCGGCCCTGCGGCCCGAGCTCGAACTGGTCTGCGCCTCCGCCACCTCCGACACCGGCGCCTGGTCCGAGCTGCTCGGCGGCGCGCCGGTGGTGGCCGCCGAGGGCGTCTCCCACCCGGTCGAGGTGGTGTGGGCACCCCCGCCGCGCGCCGTCCGCCCGCCGCAGGGCACCCGCACCGACCCCGCACTGCTCGACCACGTCGCCGCCACCGTCCGCCGGGCCCTCGCCGAGCGGGACGGCGACGTGCTCTGCTTCCTGCCCGGCGTCGGCGAGATCGCCCGCGTCGCCGACCGGCTGCGGGTCGACGCCGAGGTCCTGCAACTCCACGGACAGGCCCCGCAGGCCGTCCAGGACGCGGCCCTGAGCGCGGGCGAACGGCGCCGGGTGATCCTGGCGACCTCGGTGGCCGAGTCCTCGCTGACCGTCCCCGGGGTCAGGGTGGTGGTGGACGCCGGACTCGCCCGGGAGCCGCGCACCGACCACGCCCGCGGACTCGCCGGGCTGGTCACCGTCCGCGCCTCGCTCGCCGCCGCGCGGCAGCGCGCCGGACGTGCCGGACGCGAGGCGCCCGGCACGGTGTACCGCTGCTGGGCGGAGGTCGAGGACGCCCGCGCCGCCCGCTTCCCGACCCCCGAGATCGCCCTCGCCGACCTCACCTCCTTCGCCCTCCAGGCCGCCTGCTGGGGCGACCCCAACGCCCGCACCCTCGCCCTGCCGGACGCCCCGCCCGCCGGCGCGATGGCCGCCGCCCGCGGCGTGCTCACCGCGCTCGGCGCCGTCGACCGCGACGGCCGCGCCACCGAGCGCGGCCACCGCATCGCCCGCACCGGCCTCCACCCGCGGCTCGCCCGCGCCCTGCTCGACGCCGCCGGCACGGTCGGCCCCCGGGCCGCCGCCGACCTCGTCGCGCTCCTGTCCGAGGAGCCCCCGCGGGCCATGGGCGACGACCTCCACGCGATCCTGACCGCCCTCCGCGCCCGCCCCGACGACCCGTACGCCCGCCGCTGGCGCGCCGAGTCCGGCAGGCTGCGCGCCCAGTTGCAGGGCCGCGGGGGCCCCGCCGCGGGAGGGGCCGACGGCGCCCGCCCCCGGCCGGACGTCCCGCCCCCGGCGGGCTCCGCACCGACGGCCGGCCACGCCGCGCTCGTGGTCGCGCTGGCCCACCCCGAGCGGATCGCGCGGGCGCGCGGGCCGCAGGGCCCGTACCTGATGGCCTCCGGGACGGCCGCCGAGCTCGCGCCCGACTCCCGGCTCGGGGGCACGGAGTGGCTGGCGATCGCCGTCGCCGACCGGCCGGCCGGTTCGCCGTCGGCGCGGGTGCAGCGGGCCGTCGCCCTCGACGAGGCCACCGCGCGGCGCGCCGCCGCGCCGCTGCTGACCTCCCGCGAGGAGGTCGAGTGGTCGACGCGCGGCGGCGACGTGGTCGCCCGCCGGGTCGACGCGCTCGGCGCGATCGAACTCGCGGCCGACCGGCTCGACGCCCCCGCGCCGGCGCTGCTCCGGTCCGCCCTCCTCGACGGGCTCGCCCGCGAGGGCGTCACCGCCCTGCTCGGCTGGCCGCCGGCCGCCGCCTCGCTGCGCGAACGCCTGGCCTTCCTGCACCGCGTGCTCGGCGCCCCCTGGCCGGACGTCGCCGACGACGCGCTGCTGCTGGCCGCCGACGACTGGCTGGAGCCGGAGCTCTCCCGGGCCCGGCGCCGCGCCGACCTCCAGCGCATCGACACCGCGGGCGCGTTGCAGCGGCTGCTGCCGTGGGCGAGCGGCCAGGCGGGCCGGCTGGACGAGCTCGCCCCGGAGCGGATCACCGTCCCCAGCGGCTCCCGGATCCGGGTCGACTACACCGGCGACCGGCCCGTCCTGGCGGTCAAGCTCCAGGAGCTGTTCGGCTGGCAGGCCGCCCCGGCCCTGGCCGGCGGCCGGGTGCCGCTCACTGTGCACCTGCTCTCCCCCGCCGGCCGGCCGGCGGCCGTCACCGGCGACCTGGCCGGCTTCTGGCGCGAGGGGTACAAGGCGGTCCGCGCCGAACTCCGCGGCCGCTACCCCCGCCACCCGTGGCCCGAGGACCCGACCACCGCCGAACCCACCCGCCGCACCAACGCCCGCCGGTGA